The Eurosta solidaginis isolate ZX-2024a chromosome 4, ASM4086904v1, whole genome shotgun sequence genome includes a window with the following:
- the lic gene encoding dual specificity mitogen-activated protein kinase kinase 3 gives MAGRPRPNLRFDIQKDPEPEIVPPRNLDSSTTIKIGDHTFEINADSLEKIADLGRGAYGVVEKMRHEQTGTVMAVKRITATVNRKEQKRLLMDLDISMRSSDCPYTVHFYGALFREGDVWICMEVMDTSLDKFYLKVFKNNLTMEETVLGKIAMSVVNALHYLHAQLKVIHRDVKPSNILINRSGEVKMCDFGISGYLVDSVAKTIDAGCKPYMAPERIDPSGNPAQYDIRSDVWSLGISMIEMATGRFPYNSWKTPFEQLKQVVNESPPRLEPGKFSPEFEDFITMCLQKNYTARPNYEQLLKHEFIVEHIGRDTDISEFVSRVLDLPE, from the exons ATGGCCGGAAGGCCTAGACCAAACTTAAGATTTGACATACAAAAGGATCCAGAGCCGGAAAT TGTCCCACCGCGCAATCTAGATTCTAGTACAACAATAAAAATAGGCGATCACACTTTCGAAATCAATGCAGATAGTTTAGAAAAGATTGCCGATTTGGGCCGTGGTGCATATGGTGTAGTAGAGAAAATGCGACATGAACAAACTGGCACCGTAATGGCTGTGAAGCGTATAACAGCAACAGTAAATCGTAAAGAACAAAAACGTTTACTTATGGATTTGGATATATCAATGCGTTCCAGCGATTGTCCATATACAGTGCATTTTTATGGTGCGCTCTTCCGGGAAGGTGATGTTTGGATATGTATGGAAGTAATGGATACGAGTTTAGATAAATTTTATCTGAAGGTGTTCAAAAATAACCTAACAATGGAAGAAACTGTATTGGGAAAG ATTGCCATGTCAGTGGTAAATGCATTGCACTATCTGCACGCTCAATTAAAAGTAATTCATCGTGATGTTAAACcgtcaaatattttgattaatcGCAGTGGTGAAGTAAAGATGTGCGATTTTGGTATATCAG GTTACTTGGTTGATTCTGTTGCGAAAACGATTGATGCTGGATGTAAACCCTATATGGCACCTGAACGCATTGACCCATCAGGTAATCCTGCTCAATATGATATACGTTCTGATGTATGGTCGCTGGGCATTAGCATGATTGAAATGGCCACAGGAAGATTTCCATATAACTCATGGAAAACGCCATTTGAGCAGTTGAAACAG gttgtcaatgaAAGTCCACCACGTCTTGAACCTGGCAAATTTTCACCCGAATTCGAAGACTTTATAACAATGTGTTTGCAAAAGAATTACACAGCGCGTCCTAATTATGAACAATTACTAAAGCATGAATTCATTGTTGAGCACATTGGCCGCGATACTGATATTTCAGAATTTGTGTCGAGAGTATTGGATTTGCCAGAGTAA